In Kryptolebias marmoratus isolate JLee-2015 linkage group LG4, ASM164957v2, whole genome shotgun sequence, the following proteins share a genomic window:
- the inka2 gene encoding PAK4-inhibitor INKA2 isoform X1, which produces MDSCLRRLKQELLSMREAGDGLHAQMNSMMGALQELKLLQVQTALESLDISGRPINRGIPQSASTAPSNSSTTAASISTQEHKFCITKTVPEESSSSLMQSPRMSIQSRNSLSREDHTSSQNGSSLGTLSSVASSLESESETSETSETSETSEGSEGSERSVRSTRGENEMESIPKRWSGYNAPQVDFYGPMVGNPPPEPHVHLQAPPPRAQVVDLPGILYSLSREGPSLDSDYSQDSADDASDWTSSLMSRSRNRQPLVLGDNVFADLVGNWLDLPEVEREEGEERERRRKREERTVEGGMDRPDTPAHPLRLSRSQEICRKFSLTTNIFKKFLRSVRPDRDKLLKERPGWIAPELPEGDLFKRPKKAAPKNSKGGFYLPFWANGQHGKGRSCLHLAEAERKQHHHHHQPFPQFYQFHQQPFTGLYLDRRQPETGLEKMQPLFDYNTAVWV; this is translated from the coding sequence CTGTCAATGAGAGAAGCTGGAGATGGGCTCCATGCTCAGATGAACTCAATGATGGGAGCCCTCCAGGAACTCAAGCTCCTTCAGGTCCAGACAGCGCTCGAAAGCCTCGACATATCAGGGCGGCCCATAAACCGAGGAATCCCACAGTCTGCTTCAACCGCTCCCTCAAACTCATCAACCACAGCAGCTTCCATTTCAACACAAGAACACAAGTTCTGCATTACAAAAACTGTCCCAGAAGAGTCCAGCTCAAGTCTAATGCAGAGTCCAAGGATGTCCATCCAGAGCAGAAACTCTTTAAGCAGAGAGGACCATACTTCATCCCAAAACGGAAGTAGCCTAGGGACCTTATCATCTGTGGCGTCCAGTCTCGAGAGTGAGagtgaaacaagtgaaacaagtgaaacaagtgaaacaagTGAAGGAAGCGAAGGAAGTGAAAGAAGTGTAAGAAGTACAAGAGGTGAGAATGAAATGGAGTCGATACCCAAGAGATGGTCAGGATACAACGCCCCTCAGGTAGACTTCTATGGACCAATGGTGGGAAACCCACCACCAGAACCACACGTTCATTTAcaggctcctcctcctcgtgcACAGGTGGTGGACCTGCCTGGGATCCTGTACAGCCTCTCCAGAGAGGGTCCTTCCTTGGATAGTGACTACTCTCAGGATAGCGCAGACGATGCCAGCGACTGGACGTCTTCCCTCATGAGCCGCAGCCGCAACCGTCAGCCCTTGGTGCTGGGGGATAATGTGTTTGCGGACCTTGTAGGCAACTGGCTGGACTTGCCCGAAGTGGAGAGAGAGGAAGGAGAAGAAagggaaaggaggaggaagagagaggagaggacagTTGAAGGTGGGATGGACAGACCGGACACACCAGCGCACCCACTCCGCCTCAGCCGCTCACAGGAGATCTGCAGGAAGTTCTCGCTCACcacaaacatcttcaaaaagTTTCTGCGTAGCGTTCGGCCCGACAGGGACAAGCTTCTCAAGGAAAGGCCTGGTTGGATAGCCCCTGAGCTGCCAGAAGGCGACCTCTTTAAAAGACCAAAGAAAGCAGCCCCTAAAAACTCAAAAGGCGGTTTTTATCTGCCTTTCTGGGCAAATGGACAGCATGGAAAAGGCAGGTCTTGTCTGCATCTAGCTGAGGCAGAGAGGAAAcaacaccaccaccatcatcagcCCTTCCCCCAATTCTACCAGTTCCACCAGCAACCATTTACAGGACTTTATTTAGACAGGAGGCAGCCAGAGACGGGCCTGGAGAAAATGCAACCCTTGTTTGATTACAACACAGCTGTGTGGGTTTAA
- the inka2 gene encoding PAK4-inhibitor INKA2 isoform X2: MREAGDGLHAQMNSMMGALQELKLLQVQTALESLDISGRPINRGIPQSASTAPSNSSTTAASISTQEHKFCITKTVPEESSSSLMQSPRMSIQSRNSLSREDHTSSQNGSSLGTLSSVASSLESESETSETSETSETSEGSEGSERSVRSTRGENEMESIPKRWSGYNAPQVDFYGPMVGNPPPEPHVHLQAPPPRAQVVDLPGILYSLSREGPSLDSDYSQDSADDASDWTSSLMSRSRNRQPLVLGDNVFADLVGNWLDLPEVEREEGEERERRRKREERTVEGGMDRPDTPAHPLRLSRSQEICRKFSLTTNIFKKFLRSVRPDRDKLLKERPGWIAPELPEGDLFKRPKKAAPKNSKGGFYLPFWANGQHGKGRSCLHLAEAERKQHHHHHQPFPQFYQFHQQPFTGLYLDRRQPETGLEKMQPLFDYNTAVWV; the protein is encoded by the coding sequence ATGAGAGAAGCTGGAGATGGGCTCCATGCTCAGATGAACTCAATGATGGGAGCCCTCCAGGAACTCAAGCTCCTTCAGGTCCAGACAGCGCTCGAAAGCCTCGACATATCAGGGCGGCCCATAAACCGAGGAATCCCACAGTCTGCTTCAACCGCTCCCTCAAACTCATCAACCACAGCAGCTTCCATTTCAACACAAGAACACAAGTTCTGCATTACAAAAACTGTCCCAGAAGAGTCCAGCTCAAGTCTAATGCAGAGTCCAAGGATGTCCATCCAGAGCAGAAACTCTTTAAGCAGAGAGGACCATACTTCATCCCAAAACGGAAGTAGCCTAGGGACCTTATCATCTGTGGCGTCCAGTCTCGAGAGTGAGagtgaaacaagtgaaacaagtgaaacaagtgaaacaagTGAAGGAAGCGAAGGAAGTGAAAGAAGTGTAAGAAGTACAAGAGGTGAGAATGAAATGGAGTCGATACCCAAGAGATGGTCAGGATACAACGCCCCTCAGGTAGACTTCTATGGACCAATGGTGGGAAACCCACCACCAGAACCACACGTTCATTTAcaggctcctcctcctcgtgcACAGGTGGTGGACCTGCCTGGGATCCTGTACAGCCTCTCCAGAGAGGGTCCTTCCTTGGATAGTGACTACTCTCAGGATAGCGCAGACGATGCCAGCGACTGGACGTCTTCCCTCATGAGCCGCAGCCGCAACCGTCAGCCCTTGGTGCTGGGGGATAATGTGTTTGCGGACCTTGTAGGCAACTGGCTGGACTTGCCCGAAGTGGAGAGAGAGGAAGGAGAAGAAagggaaaggaggaggaagagagaggagaggacagTTGAAGGTGGGATGGACAGACCGGACACACCAGCGCACCCACTCCGCCTCAGCCGCTCACAGGAGATCTGCAGGAAGTTCTCGCTCACcacaaacatcttcaaaaagTTTCTGCGTAGCGTTCGGCCCGACAGGGACAAGCTTCTCAAGGAAAGGCCTGGTTGGATAGCCCCTGAGCTGCCAGAAGGCGACCTCTTTAAAAGACCAAAGAAAGCAGCCCCTAAAAACTCAAAAGGCGGTTTTTATCTGCCTTTCTGGGCAAATGGACAGCATGGAAAAGGCAGGTCTTGTCTGCATCTAGCTGAGGCAGAGAGGAAAcaacaccaccaccatcatcagcCCTTCCCCCAATTCTACCAGTTCCACCAGCAACCATTTACAGGACTTTATTTAGACAGGAGGCAGCCAGAGACGGGCCTGGAGAAAATGCAACCCTTGTTTGATTACAACACAGCTGTGTGGGTTTAA